CGAGGTCGGGGCCCTCACGTCCACCGAGGCCCTCCGCGTCGAGCGTGTGCCAGCGCTCCTCGGCACTGGCGAGGCGCTCCCGGAACGGGCCGGCCAGCGCCGCGCGCTCGGCGTCCGACAGCGCGTGCGGCGCCGATGCGACGGTCTGCGCGCCTCGATCCGCGTCGGGGCCAGTACCCGCGTCGGGGCCGCTATCCGCATCGGGTCCACTATCCGCGCAGGCCACAGCCATCACCGGTGGCGCGGCGGGCTCCTCCGTCGGGCGCGGCGCTCCGAGCGGGGCCAGCCGTGCGCGGAACCCGGCAAGCACGTTCTCCAGCTCGGCCGCGATCTCAGAGTCACCCTCCTCACGGGCCAGCGCGAGCTCGGCGTCTACCCTGGCGATCGCTTCCTCCAGGTGCTGCTGTTTTCGGCGGACATCGCGGCGGCGCTCGCGCCGCTCCCGCACATCCGCCAGGTAGGCGTCTAGCGCCTCCGGGGAATCGTAGATCTCCTCCGCATCCGTCGTTCCATCCTGTCGCATCCTCGTCTCCTTTCGCGCGTTTGCGCGTCTCGCGCCGTCCTGCCATCGGCTCACGCAGGAGAAGCCTCCCGGCGCGACGCATTTGCTGGCGTCATCATCGCCCAAGGAGGAGCCCTGTGCGCACCTCGATCTTCTACGCCGCCGCCCTGCTCTGCCTTCCTTGCGTGACCGCGCGCGCCCAGGATGTCCCACGCCCGGAATCGCCCGCCCACCTCGCCGCGCGAACGCAGTGGTGGCGCGAGGCCAGGTTCGGCATGTTCATCCACTGGGGCATCTACGCCGTGCCCGCCAGCGCCGCCGGCGGCGCCGAATGGTACCTGAGCGGATCGCGAGTGCAGGTGAAGGACTACGAGAAGCTCGCCGCGCAGTTCAACCCGGTGCGCTTCAGCGCCGCCGAATGGGTCCGCGCCGCGAAGAACGCCGGCATGAAGTACATCGTGATCACCAGCAAGCATCACGACGGATTCTGCATGTTTCGGACCACGCTGACCCCCTACAACATCGTTGACGCCACGCCCTTCAGGCGCGATCCGATGGCGGAACTGGCTGTCGAGTGCCGCAGGCAGGGCATCCGCCTTTGCTTCTACCACTCCATAATGGACTGGCACCACCCCGACTATCTGCCTCGCCGGCCGTGGGAGGCCGAGACCCGGCCCGCGGCGGGCGCCGACCTCAACCGCTACATCGACTACATGGAGGGCGAGCTCCGCGAGCTCCTGACAAACTACGGCCCCATCGGCGTCCTCTGGTTCGACGGCGGCTGGGAGCACAGCGCCGCGGAGCTGCGGTCCGCCGAGGTCAACCGCATGATCCGCTCGCTGCAGCCGGGAATCCTGATCAACGATCGCAACCAGTTACCCGAGGACTTTTCCACGCCCGAGCAGACGATCCCCGCCTCCGCCATGGCCGGCGGCCGGCTGTGGGAGACCTGCATGACGATCAACGACACGTGGGGATACACGAAGGATAACACGAACTGGAAGTCGGCCGCCGACCTGGTCCACAAGCTCTGCGACATCGCCAGTAAGGGCGGCAACTTCCTGCTGAACGTGGGCCCAACCGCCGAGGGTGTCTTCCCGCGGCCCATCCTCGAGCGGCTCGGCGAGATCGGCGACTGGATGCGGGTGAACGGCGCCTCCATCCACGGCACCACGCGGAGCCCCTTCCGGCGCCTCGCCTTCGAGGGCCGCTGCACCGCAAAGCGCAACGTGCTCTACCTACAGGTGTTTCGCTGGCCCGACGAGGGCCTGACGCTGTCAGGCCTTCAGACCCCGGTGCTCGAAGCTCGCACGATGGATGGACAGCGTCTGCGCGTGACCCGCGCGGCCGGCGCCGAAACGACCTACGTCTCGCGCCCGGCTCGCCTCGATCCGATCGCGACCGTGGTGGCGGTACGCCTGGCGGGCGCGCCCGTGGTGACTCAGACGGCGCTGGCACAGGAGCCCGGGGCGGACGGCGCCTTCGTGCTGGGCGCGGCCGACGCCGAGATCCACGGCACGACCGCGCAGTATGAGCAGGGCGCGCAGCGTGACAACATCGGCTTCTGGACGGTGCCCGGCGACTACGTCACCTGGGTCTGTCGCGCGCCCGCAGCCGGGCGGTACCGGGTGGAGGTCACCTATGCCTGCCCGCCGGAGAACGCCGGCAGCCGGTACAGCGTGGGCGTGGAGCAGGGCGGCTCGGTGCAGGGGGAGGTGAAGGCGACCGGTGACTGGGGCGCCTTCCGCGCCGAGCCGCTTGGCGAGCTCGACCTGCCGGCCGGCGCGCAGATCCTCGCGGTGCGCGTGCGTGAGATGCCGCGCGGCGCGGTTATGAACCTGCGGTCGGTGCGGCTGGTTCCGGTGCGCTGAAGGCCGGCTACTGGAGCACGCGCATCAAGCGGAGCGTGTCCAGGTGGGCAATGGAGGTGAAGGCCAGGCCAACGCGGTGGCCACCGGCCTCCTGGGCGTGGCAGTGGGCGATGCGGGCGCGCGCCCGTATGGGTTCGCGCGCGTCCTGCCGATCCGCGCCGGCCGGGCCCATGCGGACCTCGACATAACGCGAGGCTCCCGCGTCGAGCGGCGTCGAGAGGAGCAGTCCACCCAGGCTGGCGTTCAGCGTGGTGCCGGGCTGCCACGGCCCGAACGAGCCGTCCGGGTAGAGCACGCGGATCATCACGGGCAGCGCGATCTCGGTCCGGTCGCCGCGCCGGCGCTCAACCGAGCGAAGGGCGCCCGCCATCGTCAGCGTGAGGTCGCGCCCGGATCGGTCGGCGACGACGGCCGCGCCCGCGTAGAGGCGGGCGCGCGACGCGATGGTCAGCAGCACGGGCATGCCCGGCCGCAGGAGCCCCACGCCGCTGTCATGGTCCGCGAGCACCTGCAGTTCCATGCTACCCTGCGACATCCGGCGCACCTGGGCGTACACGCTCGTGCCGTCCTGCTGCACCCGAACCTCCGCGACCCTCTCGGCGTTCATGTGACCAGCGCTCCCCACGGGCGCGCCGGCAGCGCGCCATCGCCATTATCGGCAGGCGAGCCTGGATCACGTAGAACTACGGAGCGGCGATGCCGATGGCGGCGAGGTCCTGGGCGCGGTCGCCCAACTCGGCGGGCACGATGGCGCAGACGGAGCGGGCGCGCTCCCAGGCGCGGTCGGCCACCGACTGTCGGACGGGCTCGAGCAACAGGTCGCCGGCATGCACCGCGATGGTGCCGAGGATGATCCGCTCGGGATTGAGGATCTGGATGAGATTGGCCAGGCCGATGCCCAGGTAGGTGCCGGCCTCCGCCAGGATGCTCCGCGAGAAGGGGTCGCCCTCGCGCGCGGCCGCCACCACGTGGCGCGCCTGGATGTCTGCCGGCTTGCCGCCCGCCGCCTGGAGCAGGCGGTTCCCTCTCCCGTAATCCAGGCTCTCCCGCGCCAGCCTGGCGATGGCCGGGCCAGAGGCGAGCGCCTCCAGGCAGCCGCACTTGCCGCACCCGCAGAGCGGGCCGTTCGGCAGGATCGTCTGATGCCCCACCTCGCCCGCCAGGTCGTTGGTTCCCCGGTAGAGCCGGCCGTCCAGGATCAGGCCGCCGCCGATGCCGGTTCCTATCGTAACGAACGCCATATTGCGCGTCCCGCGCCCCGCTCCCCAACGCCACTCGGCCAGGGCAGTCGCGTTGGCGTCGTTCTCCAGCGCCACGGGCACCCCTGGAAAGGCGCTCTCGAAGTACGCGCGTACCGGCACGGCGTCCCAACCGCGCAGATTCGGCGGGTCATGGACGATGCCGGTCCGGCTGTCCAGCGGCCCGCCGCACGAGATCCCGATCCCCTCTGGCGCGCCGCCAGCCTGCTCGGCCAGGAGCGCCCGGGCCATCGCCGCCAGGCGCTCAATGATCGCCTCGGGCCCCATCTCGTCGGCCCGCGTGGGCTCCTCGCGGCGGCGCAGCAAGCTCCCGTCCGGCATGCCGAGCGCCACCGCGCATTTCGTTCCCCCGATGTCCACTCCGAGTAGCATCCGTTCCCCCCTCGCCCGCCGCGGCGCGGCGCGAATCCGTGACTTCCCTTGCCAGACCCGTTCGTATATAATACAGGACACGGGTGCGTCAATCAACACGGCCGATCTGCCGACAATTGGGCTGTGCTGGTTGCTAGAAAGGGCGGTACCCGCCGCCCGGGAGGACCCAGGTGCACCCCCTCGATATCTTCTTCTGGGCCTGCCTGATGCTGGGGGCGGTCTACACTTTCGCCTCCCTGCTCATGGGCGGATTCAGCCACCTCATGGGCGACACCGGCGATCTTGCCGATGTCTCCGGCGCTGCGCACGGCGCCGCGCACGGCGCCGACGTGGGCCACGCCGGACACATGGACGCCGGGCAGGTCTGCGGCCACGTCGACCCCTCCACCTTCGCCGGACACGTGGACGGGGGCCACGCCCCGGTAGGTCACGCGAGTGATGGCCACATCGACGGACACGACCAGGGAGATCACGGCGACCTGCGGGACGGGGTGGCGCGGTTCAACATCCTCTCGTACCTGAGTCCCATCGCGGTGTCCGGGTTTCTGCTGGGGTTCGGCGGAGTCGGTGTTTTCGCGCGGCTCGTGGGCAGTTCGCACCTGGTGAGCGTGCCGCTGGCGGCGGCAAGCGGCGCGGCGCTCTACTACGGCTGCTACTGGCTCTCGCACTGCATGTTCGGGCGATCGCAGGGCACCAGCCACAGCCGGCGCGAGGACGTGATCGGCCTGCGCGCCCGCGTGGTGGCGCCCATCGACGGCCGGCAGCCCGGCATGGTTTCCTACACGATCGGCGGGAGCCGCCAGTCGCTGCCCGCCGTGACCGACGATGAAAAGCCGATCCCGATGGGCGCCACGGTGCGGATCCAGCGGGTGGAGGAGCACAAGGTCAGCGTCATGCGCCTGGACTGAGCGCCCGGCGGATGCCGCGCCCGTCACTCGCGGCGGCGAGCGGGAATTGGGATCCCTGGAACCGGGGGAGTTCCTGAAAGGAGCCGAACGTGCCTATTGATGCAGCCATCCTCATGTACCTCCTGATCGGCGCCGGTGTTGTCTTCGCTTTCCTGGTGCTGTCGGTCTCTGTCTACCGCTCGCTCTACCGGCGGGTTGGCCCCAACGAGGTGCTGGTCATCTCGGGAGGCAGGGGAGAGTGGGTCTCCGACGACGCCGGTGACCGCCGGCGCATCGGCTTCCGCATCGTCAAGGGCGGCGGCTCGCTGGTCAACCCGCTGACCGAGCGCGTCGAGATCATATCCCTGGAGCTGATCACGCTGGACATCGTGACGCCCGAGATGTACACGAAGATGGGCGTGCCCATCAAGGTGGACGGCGTGGCGCAGATCAAGGTGCGCGGCGACGACGTCTCCATCCGCACTGCGGCGGAGCAGTTCCTGAACAAGTCGCGCGAGGAGATCAAACAGATCGCCTACCAGACCGTGGCCGGCCACCTGCGCGCGATCCTGGGGACCCTCACCGTCGAGGAGGTCTACGCGGCGCACGAGGCGTTCGCCCAGCGCGTCGCCGAGGTCTCCGCCGGCGACCTGGCCAACATGGGCCTGGAGGTCGTCAGCTTCACGATCCGCGAGATCAGCGACAGCCGCGGCTACCTGGAGGCGATCGGCAAGAAGCGCATCGCCGAGGTGAAGCGCGACGCCACCATCGGCGAGGCGGAGGCCAACCGCGACGCCGCCATCCGGCAGGCGCAGGCCAGCCAGGAGTCCTCAACCGCCAAGTACCTGGCGGACACCAAGATCGCCGAGGCCGACCGCGACTACAGGCTGAAGGTGCAGGACTACACGGCCTCCGTCAACCAGAAGAAGGCGGAAGCCGACCTGGCCTACGATCTGCAGCGGTACAAGACGGCGCAGTCCGTCAAGGAGCAGGAGGTCCAGGTCCAGATCATCGAGAAGCAGAAGCAGACCGAGCTAGAGCAGGCCGAGATCGTCCGCAGGGAGAAAGAGCTCATCGCGACGATCCAGCGGCCCGCCGAGGCGGAGCGTAGCCGCATCCAGACCATCGCCGAGGCCGAGCAGTTCCGCCTGTCGACGACGGCCCTGGGCCAGGGCGAGGCCGCGAAAACGACGGGCTTCGCGCAGGCCGAGGTGGTGCAGCGCACCGGCGAGGCGGAGGCGTCGGCCAACAAGGTGCGCGGCCTGGCGGAGGCCGATGTGGCCCGCGCCCGGGCTCTGGCGGAGGCCGCCGCCATCGAGGCCAAGGGGCTGGCCGAGGCGAAGGCTGTCGAGGCCAGGGGCCTTGCCGAGGCCGAGGCAGTGCAGGCCCGCGGCCTGGCCGAGGCGCTGGCGATGCAGAAGCGGGCCGACGCCTTCCGCAGCTACAACGAGGCGGCCGTCGCCCAGATGGTCGTGGAGAAGCTGCCGCAGATCGCCGAGGCGGTGGCCGCGCCACTCGCGCGGGTCGACAAGATCGTCCTGGTGAACACCAACGGCGCGGCGGACGGCGTCGGCGCGAGCCGACTCACCACGGAAGTGACCAACATCATCTCTCAGGTGCCGCCGGTCGTCGAGGCCATGACGGGGATCCGGCTGCAGGATCTGCTCAGTCGTGTGCCCGGACTCGGCCAACCGGCGATCGACGTTACTCCATCCAACGGCGGCGACGGCACGGCGGCCGCGCCCACTCCTTCGGCCCAGCCTGGCGAACCGAAGGCCTGAGCGCCGGCCATACCAAGCACGCGCGGGGCCGTGGCCGTTCACCGCGGTCCCGCCGTGCACGTCGGGCTCCGGGCGGGTGCCTCGATACGGCCCGGGAGACAGGAAGTGCCCACCCCGCCGCGCCTCGTGGCCGTACTGCTTCCCGCGGCCCTCACCCTCTGCGGGCTGCCGGCCCACACCACCGCGCGGCCGGCCCCGGCCCACGGGGAACGACGCCCGATGACCTTCCGAAACCCGCTGAAGCTGGCCGGCGCCGACCCCTGGCTGATGTGCCACGAGGGGTGGTTCTACCTCTCCACGACCTCCGGGGTCGACGTGCGCCTTCGGCGCGCGCGCCGCCTCGGCGATCTCAAGGACGCGCCCGACGTCGTGGTGTGGAAAGATGGCCACCCCCGTCGGTCGCGCGACCTCTGGGCGCCGGAGTTCCACCGGCTCGACGGCGGCCGCGGGCTCCGCTGGTACCTCTACTACACGGCCTCCGACGGCGCCGAGCCGAACCACCGCATGTTCGTGGCCGAAAGCCAGGGCGACGACCCGCGAGGGCCCTATGCTTTCCGCGCGAAGCTGCGCACCGACGCGGACGACGCACAGTATGCCATCGACGGCACGGTGGTTCGTGCGTCCGGCGGCCGGCTCTACTTCGCGTGGTGCGGGCGGCCCAGCCCGGCCGGTCAGGGCCTCTACATCGCCCGCATGGCCAACCCGTGGACCCTCACGGGCGAGCGCCGCTACCTGGAGGCCGACGGCTTTGGCTGCCCCGTCGTGCGCGAGGGGCCCGTGGCCCTCGAGCGCGGCGGCCGCGTCTTCCTTGTGTACTCCGCCTGCTCCGCGGACACGCCCGACTATCGGCTCGGCATGCTGGTCGCCGACGCGAGCGCCGACCTGGCGGACCCCGCCGCGTGGCGACAGCACCCTCGGCCCGTGCTCGCACGCGCCGACGAGCGCGGCGTGTTCGGCCCCGGCCACTGCAGCTTCTTCCGCTCACCCGACGGCAAGGAGGACTGGATCGCCTACCACGCCAAGCCGGGCACCGCCGTTTCCTACGTCGACCGCTCGACGCGCGCGCAGCGCATCGGCTGGAGCGAGGATGGCACGCCGCGCTTCGGCGCTCCCCTTCCGCTGGACACGGACATCCCGGAGCCCTCCGGCGTCCGGTAGCGGGGGGGCTTGCCGCGCGCGCGGCTGCCGCGCACGCCGGGCGGTTCACGCGAGGCCAGCTCGGCTCCAACCACACTGGCGAGCGTACACAGAGGAGGGAAGATCGATGCCGTACCCGAACGCGGCCGCCGCACTGGTCCTCGCCGCCGCGGCGGCGCTGCTGGCCGCGCGCCCGGCGCCTGCCCAGGAGCTCGATGCCGCCATGCCGAGCGTCCAGCCCGAGGTCTTGCGCCGCTCCCTCGTGAGCATGGGCGACAACGCGCGCCTGCTCCGCGTCCTCGACCGCGCCCGGCGTGGGCGGCCGATCGTGGTGGGGGTGATCGGAGGGTCCATCACGGCCGGCGCGGGGGCCTCGCGTGAGGAGTTCCGCTACGGCAACCGAGTGGCGCACTGGTGGCGGGAGACGTTCCCTGGCGCCCCGATCACCTTCGTCAACGCCGGCATCGGCGCCACGGGCTCCGACATCGGCGCGCACCGGGTCCGGCGGCACTTGCTGGAGCGCCGGCCCGACTTCGTGGTGGCCGAGTACGCCGTCAACGACCCGAACACGCCCGCCGCCGCCGAGACGCTGGAGGGCATCGTGCGCCAGGTCCTCGCCCTGCCGAACCGGCCGGCGATGATGCTGCTCTTCACCATGAACCGCGCCGGCGGCAACGCCCAGGAGCAACACGGGCGCGTCGGCCGCCACTACGGCCTCCCGATGGTGAGCTTCCGCGACGCAATGTGGCCGGAGATTGGGGCCGGGCGCGTGCGATGGGAGGATGTGGAGGCCGACGAGGTGCACCCCAACGATCGCGGTCACGCCCTCTGCGCTCTCTTCATCGAGAGCGCGCTCAAGAGGGCGCTCGCGGCGCTTCCGGCTCCCGGCGCGCCCCTGCCGCGCGTCGCCGCCCTCCCGGCGCCGCTCCTGTCCG
This genomic interval from Chthonomonadales bacterium contains the following:
- a CDS encoding alpha-L-fucosidase, which gives rise to MRTSIFYAAALLCLPCVTARAQDVPRPESPAHLAARTQWWREARFGMFIHWGIYAVPASAAGGAEWYLSGSRVQVKDYEKLAAQFNPVRFSAAEWVRAAKNAGMKYIVITSKHHDGFCMFRTTLTPYNIVDATPFRRDPMAELAVECRRQGIRLCFYHSIMDWHHPDYLPRRPWEAETRPAAGADLNRYIDYMEGELRELLTNYGPIGVLWFDGGWEHSAAELRSAEVNRMIRSLQPGILINDRNQLPEDFSTPEQTIPASAMAGGRLWETCMTINDTWGYTKDNTNWKSAADLVHKLCDIASKGGNFLLNVGPTAEGVFPRPILERLGEIGDWMRVNGASIHGTTRSPFRRLAFEGRCTAKRNVLYLQVFRWPDEGLTLSGLQTPVLEARTMDGQRLRVTRAAGAETTYVSRPARLDPIATVVAVRLAGAPVVTQTALAQEPGADGAFVLGAADAEIHGTTAQYEQGAQRDNIGFWTVPGDYVTWVCRAPAAGRYRVEVTYACPPENAGSRYSVGVEQGGSVQGEVKATGDWGAFRAEPLGELDLPAGAQILAVRVREMPRGAVMNLRSVRLVPVR
- a CDS encoding PilZ domain-containing protein, which translates into the protein MNAERVAEVRVQQDGTSVYAQVRRMSQGSMELQVLADHDSGVGLLRPGMPVLLTIASRARLYAGAAVVADRSGRDLTLTMAGALRSVERRRGDRTEIALPVMIRVLYPDGSFGPWQPGTTLNASLGGLLLSTPLDAGASRYVEVRMGPAGADRQDAREPIRARARIAHCHAQEAGGHRVGLAFTSIAHLDTLRLMRVLQ
- a CDS encoding ROK family protein, producing the protein MLLGVDIGGTKCAVALGMPDGSLLRRREEPTRADEMGPEAIIERLAAMARALLAEQAGGAPEGIGISCGGPLDSRTGIVHDPPNLRGWDAVPVRAYFESAFPGVPVALENDANATALAEWRWGAGRGTRNMAFVTIGTGIGGGLILDGRLYRGTNDLAGEVGHQTILPNGPLCGCGKCGCLEALASGPAIARLARESLDYGRGNRLLQAAGGKPADIQARHVVAAAREGDPFSRSILAEAGTYLGIGLANLIQILNPERIILGTIAVHAGDLLLEPVRQSVADRAWERARSVCAIVPAELGDRAQDLAAIGIAAP
- a CDS encoding NfeD family protein, which gives rise to MHPLDIFFWACLMLGAVYTFASLLMGGFSHLMGDTGDLADVSGAAHGAAHGADVGHAGHMDAGQVCGHVDPSTFAGHVDGGHAPVGHASDGHIDGHDQGDHGDLRDGVARFNILSYLSPIAVSGFLLGFGGVGVFARLVGSSHLVSVPLAAASGAALYYGCYWLSHCMFGRSQGTSHSRREDVIGLRARVVAPIDGRQPGMVSYTIGGSRQSLPAVTDDEKPIPMGATVRIQRVEEHKVSVMRLD
- a CDS encoding flotillin family protein → MPIDAAILMYLLIGAGVVFAFLVLSVSVYRSLYRRVGPNEVLVISGGRGEWVSDDAGDRRRIGFRIVKGGGSLVNPLTERVEIISLELITLDIVTPEMYTKMGVPIKVDGVAQIKVRGDDVSIRTAAEQFLNKSREEIKQIAYQTVAGHLRAILGTLTVEEVYAAHEAFAQRVAEVSAGDLANMGLEVVSFTIREISDSRGYLEAIGKKRIAEVKRDATIGEAEANRDAAIRQAQASQESSTAKYLADTKIAEADRDYRLKVQDYTASVNQKKAEADLAYDLQRYKTAQSVKEQEVQVQIIEKQKQTELEQAEIVRREKELIATIQRPAEAERSRIQTIAEAEQFRLSTTALGQGEAAKTTGFAQAEVVQRTGEAEASANKVRGLAEADVARARALAEAAAIEAKGLAEAKAVEARGLAEAEAVQARGLAEALAMQKRADAFRSYNEAAVAQMVVEKLPQIAEAVAAPLARVDKIVLVNTNGAADGVGASRLTTEVTNIISQVPPVVEAMTGIRLQDLLSRVPGLGQPAIDVTPSNGGDGTAAAPTPSAQPGEPKA
- a CDS encoding glycoside hydrolase family 43 protein; translation: MTFRNPLKLAGADPWLMCHEGWFYLSTTSGVDVRLRRARRLGDLKDAPDVVVWKDGHPRRSRDLWAPEFHRLDGGRGLRWYLYYTASDGAEPNHRMFVAESQGDDPRGPYAFRAKLRTDADDAQYAIDGTVVRASGGRLYFAWCGRPSPAGQGLYIARMANPWTLTGERRYLEADGFGCPVVREGPVALERGGRVFLVYSACSADTPDYRLGMLVADASADLADPAAWRQHPRPVLARADERGVFGPGHCSFFRSPDGKEDWIAYHAKPGTAVSYVDRSTRAQRIGWSEDGTPRFGAPLPLDTDIPEPSGVR
- a CDS encoding SGNH/GDSL hydrolase family protein, translated to MPYPNAAAALVLAAAAALLAARPAPAQELDAAMPSVQPEVLRRSLVSMGDNARLLRVLDRARRGRPIVVGVIGGSITAGAGASREEFRYGNRVAHWWRETFPGAPITFVNAGIGATGSDIGAHRVRRHLLERRPDFVVAEYAVNDPNTPAAAETLEGIVRQVLALPNRPAMMLLFTMNRAGGNAQEQHGRVGRHYGLPMVSFRDAMWPEIGAGRVRWEDVEADEVHPNDRGHALCALFIESALKRALAALPAPGAPLPRVAALPAPLLSDTYQHTAMLSADTVTAVRADGWSMADSTPWFGRSWTADQPGATLELDLEGTAFSVVFYRVKGPMGRAEATVDDGPPATLEAWFSADWGGYDACQLVARGLKPGRHRLRIRLLEEHAAASQGTRFEVRAVLAAGLPTAGRR